Part of the Isachenkonia alkalipeptolytica genome is shown below.
GCCAGCTCATCACTGGCATAAAGGACCTTCGACAGTAGGGATTCCCGGGAAACTCCGGTATGATCCCCATGGCCCAGAATCGCCTCTATGATTTCTTCTTCCACCTGCTCTTCCCGCAGGATCTTCGCGGCAATCAAGGGATGCTCCTCAGGATATTTTTCATAATCCAGATCATGCAATATTGCCGCCGCCGACCATTTGTCCACATCCTGATCATATTTTTCAGCGTAGCCCCTTACGCCGGCTTCAACGGCCAGGGTATGTTTTTTCAGGGCCTCCTGGCTTACATAGTTCTCAAACATGGCCATGGCTTCTTTTCGTGTCATAGTATCATCCTTTCGCCCCCCGGGACCGTACGCTACCGGACAGGGGATTTGATTTTTCACTTCCTTCCATTATAACGGATCTTCTTGGAATTGCAAATATTCACTCTTCTTTTTTCCGCTTGATGACCGTTCCCCCGATTACCGCCGAAGACACAGAAAAAAAAGGAAACCCAATAATGGGTTTCCCTGTGCTTACTGTTTATTGCTTTGTTTTTCTCGATTTGGGGCCGGCTTATTCATTCTTAAGCGACATCCCTTTGAAGTGGATAGAATCTAGTTAGACACCACCGGCATATCTTCGCCGTTCCATCCGGCCATCCCTCGGTATAGAGAGTAGGCTTCAATTCCGTTTACTCGAAGGTTAAAGATCGCTTGTCCTGCGGTTTGTCCCGAGAAACAGGTTACATATACGGGCTTGTCCGTTGGAATCTCGTCGAAGTTTGCAGCCATGTCCGCCCAAGGCATAAACTCGGCACCTTCAATATGTCCTTCATCAAAGGCGTCCTGGTTTCGAATATCAAGAATCATAATATCATCACCCATAGCCTCTTCCAATTCTTCCGGCTGTACAATATAGTTGGTTCCTTGGTTAAAGTGCTTGTGGAATTCCACTTGCAGTACTTCCTCTTCTGCAGTCCAGTCCGCAGTAGCTTCCGGTAATTCATTGGCTTCGGTCTCTAAAGTGTCTTCCGATAACTCCAAGGGAGCCCATCCGAAGTTCATTCCTCCTCCTAGGGACAGAGCGTCAAATCCCATAGCTTGGTACGCGGCTACCGCTTGACCGGAAGTTTGTCCGGTGTAACAATAAATTAAAATTTCTTTATCTTGAGGAACACTGTCCATGGCTTGTGCCAGTTGATCATAGGAAACGTGAACCGCTCCCGGCAGATGTCCTTCTTCGTAGTCTTCTCCTCTTCTCATGTCGATTACAAAGTAATCATCAGGATTTTCCTCTAATTGTTCCAGTCCTTCTTCAAAACCTAGGATATTATTTCCGTCGGCAACGCCTTCCATGACCGGCTTCGTTGCATTCCATACCACCTCTGCAGCGTCAAGGGACTCTTCCTCTGCAGCTTCTTCTTCATCTTCCTCGGTGGCTTCCTCTTCGTCGTCTCCCTCTTCAACCGCTTCTCCATTTTCCGCCTGTACTTCTTCCCCTTCGTCAATGCCGTTATCGTCTCCACATCCTACCATAAGGGCCAAAGACAGCAACAATACCATCAGTAGCATTACTAATTTGTTTGCTTTGAAATTCATGTACAATTCCTCCTTAATTTTAATGTTTTATATTGTGATTAATCAAACGACCTTTGTGAAAAAAATATTTAAAGGTTGTATTTATTGTACTCTGGAAAAGGGCTGAAAGCAATGATTTTATTGGCTTTCAGCTACAGAGGTTGTTATTGTACATAAGCAATTCTTATGGCAAATAACCCAAAGATGACACAAAGGGGACGGAGGTGTTTGGGTCATCCCATGACTCAAACACCTCCGTCCCCTTTGGGTCATCCATCCTTCACTGCAAAATCACAATTTCAATCCGTCGGTTCTTTGCTCTGCCTTCGGCGTCGTCGTTGGAGGCGATGGGCCGGGTTTCCCCGTAGCCGCTGACCGAGATGCGGTGCTCGGAAAAGCCCTTCTCATCGATCAGAAATCTGGCCACCCCCATGGCCCGGTCTAAGGACAGCTCCCAGTTGGAGGGATACCGCTCGGGGTTGGTGGGCACATCATCGGTGTGCCCTTCGATGATCATATGGTTATCCAACTCCATTTCCTTTAGGGTGACGGCGGTCTCCTTAAGAAGCTCGAGCCCCTCCCGGTTTACCGCGGCCTCGCCGCTGTCAAAGAGCACCTGGTCACTGAATCGGATCGCAAGGCCCCGTTCGTTTTCGATGATCTCCACTAAATCCATCATTTCCTTTTCCTGAAGGTACTGCACAAAACTCAGCGACGACATTTCCCCGGCCTTGGCCTCCTGCAGTTCCGACTGCAGATTTTCCAGAGATGCCAATAAGTCCTGCTTCTCCTCTTCCAGGCGAAGGTTCTCGTCACTTAAATGGTCCACCGTGGCCGACTTCTCCTCCACTTCCGTGGCCATCTCTTCCACCTCTTCGGTTAAATCCTCGTTCAGATGACTAAGGACCGTCAGCTCCTCGGCGTTGACCATGAAAAAGATGATGAAAAAACAGAGAATAATCGTTACCATATCACTGTAGGTAATGAGCCAGGTACTGCCGTAATCCTGCTCTTCCTGGGACTCCCGGTCCCGATCAAATTTGATCATAGACCAGTCCCTCCTTTATATTGTCTCGAGCTGCCCGTTGCTGTCGGGGATAAATCAATCGATCCTCTTCCTTTAGCATCACATTCATGGTATCAAACACATTTCTCGCCGTATCCTCCTTGGCGATCAGTAAAATCCCTTCCTTGATCATGTTATACCGTAGCAGCTGTCGATCGGAATACTCCCGGAGCCGGGCAATGAGAGGCACGGCAATAAAATTGGCAATCAGACTGCCGTAAAGGGTACTGATCAGCGCCGAACCCATATGGGTCATAATCATCGTAGGCTCTCCGAGATTGCCTAACAGGCCGATCAGCCCCACCAGGGTTCCGATCAGTCCCAGCGCCGGTGAAACCTGGGCCACCATTTTCATCACGTTTTTCGACTTTCCCAGATGCAGTTTCCGGGCCTCAATATCCTGATCCAGCAGGGTCTCCATGGCCTCCGGGCGCTTATAATCACATAACAGGGTAATAGCGTCCCGCATAAATTCATCCTTCTCCTGGTCAATCTCCTTTTCCACGGAAAGAGCCCCGTTTTTTTTCACATCAATAGCCAGCTGATAAATCCGGTAGATGGTTTTTTCATAGTCCACGGTGTCCTGAAAACTGCTTTTGATGCGACTTATCGTCTCCAATAAAATCCCCAGAGGGAAACTGACGATCATGGTAATCAGAATCCCCGCCACAATAATCTGCAGGGCCTGACGGTTAAAAAGCACCTGATAACTGATGGTTCCCAACATGGCTTGAAAAACGATCAACATAAGGCCTAGTAATACCAGGGATTTGATCCGTTTTTCCTTTTTCCTTTGCTCCTCCTGTCCGTAGAAAAAATTATCGTTCATGGTTTTGATTTTATCCAGATTCAACGGATGTTCACTCCTTTTTATGTACACGCTTCCTATACCGATCCTATGACTTTACTATTTCACTAAACACTCGGGATAATTTTACCACTGATTGCATAGGATGGCAATGAGTTATGTGAACCAGAAATGATTCAATCAAATAAGGAAGAGTGTTACTGTTTAAGCAGTTCCTTGTCTTTTGTGGAATCGGTAGCACTTTCATAAGTAGGATCCAATCCCTTCACAGCCAGTGACCAGACCAAAAAGAAAAACGGAGTGGTGTAATACATGGTGTTCCCAAACATCGATGAGCACCAATAGGTTATCAGTGCTGCGGTAATAGCACTGTCAAAGGGAGTGTTCTTCTTTCCTTTTTGAATAAAGGCATAAAGAAAGATCAGTACCGCTCCTACATAAAACAGAGCTCCGGGAATCCCGATGCTGGCAGCAAACTGAATAACTTCGTTATGGGGTCGATCGGAATAATACCAATCCCTATCTTCGTATTCTTCTTTGTATCGCTCCCCAAGATTATCGGGACCATAGCCGAAAAGAGGTTCTTCCCCGGCAAATTTCACTCCGCTTACCCATAGTCCCCAACGATTGGTACCCGCCTTTTGCACCTCCTCCTCACCCTCCAAGATACTATTTACATCACTGGAAAGAAAAGAAAAACGCTCCTGTAAGTAACCGTTCTGGATATTCATTCCCAGGGATAAAAAAATAAACAGTGCCAAAACCACTCCCATGGGCTTGATCAAGTTTCTATGTAATACAATGGTAACTGCGGCTAGAAAGCCCAGACCCATCATCGTTGCCAAGTACGGGCCAAAGGATCCGTTCTCAATAAGGGCTGCCACAAGCAAGGAAAAACTAAGGTACCGAAACATCCGCTTTTTCCTACCGGGCTTTTCCATATACATCAGTACCAGGGTCACCATTATGGCCAAGCATTGGTAATAGCCGAAGTGATTACGATTATAAAACACTGCGCTTCGAGAACTGAGGCTCAGCAAACCGTTTACCATCGGATAATTTACCAAAAGGAGCACCGATAGGGCCAGGGCCCCTCCGTTAAAAACCTCCAGGATAACCTTTCGGTACCGGGTGGTTCTTACCATAAGTCCTGCTAAAAATATCCCCCCATAGGCAAAGTATGTAACAAGTCCATCCCTTCGGTGAAAGGTACCGTTAAAGGATAATCTAGGATTTGTGGAATGATAGGTCGCCAATATACTCCAAAGGAGCATTCCCAGTAATAAGGTACCCAGCGCCCGGTGCTTGCTACCGAAAAATAGAGCATATAAGCTTCTCCCCTGCCTCAGGCTTTTGATTCCCCCCAGGATCCCGATAAAGATCCCTAAAAATCCGATCTGCTGTAACAAAGTATGCCAACCTATGCTTAAATCCAAATAGTTCATCCCCACAAATGAAGGATCATGATGCTCGAGGAAAAGACTTCGGAACATATAGTGAAAAGGGGAGGCCGCCCAAAGAATTAACAACCCCATCCCAACTTTTTCTATCACACCGTCGGGAATATAATCAATCAACTCTGAGATCCGCTTCATTTCTTTAATGTCCCTTCGGAAGATCTGCAGTCTTTTGAAGATGTTTTTTCCCATTCCCTTGACCTTTTCCATAGTCTCCCCCCTTTATACAAGAGTTCTTTTGCCAAAAGAAGTATGGCGTAGAACC
Proteins encoded:
- a CDS encoding rhodanese-like domain-containing protein; the encoded protein is MNFKANKLVMLLMVLLLSLALMVGCGDDNGIDEGEEVQAENGEAVEEGDDEEEATEEDEEEAAEEESLDAAEVVWNATKPVMEGVADGNNILGFEEGLEQLEENPDDYFVIDMRRGEDYEEGHLPGAVHVSYDQLAQAMDSVPQDKEILIYCYTGQTSGQAVAAYQAMGFDALSLGGGMNFGWAPLELSEDTLETEANELPEATADWTAEEEVLQVEFHKHFNQGTNYIVQPEELEEAMGDDIMILDIRNQDAFDEGHIEGAEFMPWADMAANFDEIPTDKPVYVTCFSGQTAGQAIFNLRVNGIEAYSLYRGMAGWNGEDMPVVSN
- a CDS encoding O-antigen ligase family protein; the protein is MEKVKGMGKNIFKRLQIFRRDIKEMKRISELIDYIPDGVIEKVGMGLLILWAASPFHYMFRSLFLEHHDPSFVGMNYLDLSIGWHTLLQQIGFLGIFIGILGGIKSLRQGRSLYALFFGSKHRALGTLLLGMLLWSILATYHSTNPRLSFNGTFHRRDGLVTYFAYGGIFLAGLMVRTTRYRKVILEVFNGGALALSVLLLVNYPMVNGLLSLSSRSAVFYNRNHFGYYQCLAIMVTLVLMYMEKPGRKKRMFRYLSFSLLVAALIENGSFGPYLATMMGLGFLAAVTIVLHRNLIKPMGVVLALFIFLSLGMNIQNGYLQERFSFLSSDVNSILEGEEEVQKAGTNRWGLWVSGVKFAGEEPLFGYGPDNLGERYKEEYEDRDWYYSDRPHNEVIQFAASIGIPGALFYVGAVLIFLYAFIQKGKKNTPFDSAITAALITYWCSSMFGNTMYYTTPFFFLVWSLAVKGLDPTYESATDSTKDKELLKQ
- a CDS encoding OmpA/MotB family protein; its protein translation is MIKFDRDRESQEEQDYGSTWLITYSDMVTIILCFFIIFFMVNAEELTVLSHLNEDLTEEVEEMATEVEEKSATVDHLSDENLRLEEEKQDLLASLENLQSELQEAKAGEMSSLSFVQYLQEKEMMDLVEIIENERGLAIRFSDQVLFDSGEAAVNREGLELLKETAVTLKEMELDNHMIIEGHTDDVPTNPERYPSNWELSLDRAMGVARFLIDEKGFSEHRISVSGYGETRPIASNDDAEGRAKNRRIEIVILQ
- a CDS encoding HD domain-containing protein, yielding MTRKEAMAMFENYVSQEALKKHTLAVEAGVRGYAEKYDQDVDKWSAAAILHDLDYEKYPEEHPLIAAKILREEQVEEEIIEAILGHGDHTGVSRESLLSKVLYASDELASFIVACALVRPSKSFEDLKLKSVKKKLKDKAFAKGVDREILKKGAEELNINLEDHITNMIEFLKRRERELNNEGESLLE
- a CDS encoding motility protein A, whose translation is MNLDKIKTMNDNFFYGQEEQRKKEKRIKSLVLLGLMLIVFQAMLGTISYQVLFNRQALQIIVAGILITMIVSFPLGILLETISRIKSSFQDTVDYEKTIYRIYQLAIDVKKNGALSVEKEIDQEKDEFMRDAITLLCDYKRPEAMETLLDQDIEARKLHLGKSKNVMKMVAQVSPALGLIGTLVGLIGLLGNLGEPTMIMTHMGSALISTLYGSLIANFIAVPLIARLREYSDRQLLRYNMIKEGILLIAKEDTARNVFDTMNVMLKEEDRLIYPRQQRAARDNIKEGLVYDQI